In the genome of Trueperaceae bacterium, one region contains:
- the metG gene encoding methionine--tRNA ligase subunit beta, with product NKYIADTKPWELAREEATAARLDTVLNTLVEALRCASVLLEPVIPERAVELRRQLGLTDDHHDLASAARWGEVPAGTLTQPGDPLFPRIDLAGLAEQLGGGAAAAPAALEHKDEIEYGDFGKLELRVVTVEKAEQHPNADKLLVLTVRMGAETRTIVSGIKAHYDPAALVGKKLVAVANLKPVKLRGIVSQGMILSGEGPDGTLGLVTLERDLPDGSEVR from the coding sequence CCAACAAGTACATCGCCGACACCAAGCCGTGGGAGCTCGCCCGCGAGGAGGCCACGGCCGCGCGGCTCGACACCGTGCTCAACACGCTCGTCGAGGCGTTGCGCTGCGCGTCGGTGCTGCTCGAGCCCGTCATCCCGGAGCGCGCGGTGGAGCTGCGCCGCCAGCTGGGGTTGACGGACGACCACCACGACCTGGCGTCGGCCGCTCGCTGGGGTGAGGTGCCCGCGGGCACGCTAACGCAGCCGGGCGACCCGCTCTTCCCGCGCATCGACCTGGCCGGCCTGGCGGAGCAACTGGGAGGCGGTGCGGCGGCTGCCCCAGCCGCGCTGGAACACAAGGACGAGATCGAGTACGGCGACTTCGGCAAGCTCGAGCTGCGCGTGGTCACGGTCGAGAAGGCGGAGCAGCACCCCAACGCCGACAAGCTCCTCGTGCTGACGGTGCGGATGGGCGCCGAGACGCGCACCATCGTGAGCGGCATCAAGGCGCACTACGACCCCGCCGCGCTGGTGGGCAAGAAGCTCGTGGCGGTGGCCAACCTCAAGCCCGTCAAGCTGCGCGGCATCGTCAGCCAGGGCATGATCCTCTCGGGCGAGGGTCCGGACGGCACGCTCGGTCTCGTCACGCTCGAGCGCGACCTGCCGGACGGCAGCGAGGTGCGTTGA